The Oncorhynchus mykiss isolate Arlee chromosome 27, USDA_OmykA_1.1, whole genome shotgun sequence sequence TCCTTCCAACTAGGGATTATTCTGCACTGTTTGAGTTTAGGTGGTGTGTCACAATATTTATTAATTTAACCACTTTTACAGTAAAATATTTTTTCACCACCATCCATTTGATCGATGTTAGACATTAGAGATgtgaaaaaaacatgtttgtgtTTTGTTCTACCTCGGTTAGTGGTATCTCAAAAAACCTAAAGCCCTTTTTGAGAATTGGCCACTAGCCTAATTTTCATCTAATGCtatttgtataaaaaaaatattgaaattaCACCTCAGTTTGAGAACATTTGGAATTTGCGATTAATCCTGCAGTTAACTTGATTACATAGTTTTTTTATTGTTTGACAGCCCTAATTGCAATGCATGTCAATGTTATATAGGTAatatgactcacacacacacacacacacacacacacacacacacacacacacacacacacacacacacacacacacacacacacacacacacacacacggagaagGGACTTGTCTAGGGAGCCAACACCAGCTCGAGAGAGGAGATAAAGTGAGAACGGTCTCTAGGGTTCATCCATAGACTATATACTTATAAGGCCATGGGCTGAAACTGCTGCTGTTGTGTGTTGAGCCCTGCTGGGATTGAGGAAGACAGCCTATATCCAGGCTTTCTAATCCCATTACTGTCATGGCTGCCAGATAGGATAAATGAAACCAATtagcatgcacacacatttatctATCGGACATTACTGGTCCGTCTAACTGCTCTGCCCTTTGTTTAGAGCCACTTCCTGTGGCACTTGTCACTGGTACTGGTTTAAATAGCTACATCATTTCGCTATTGGTggatgtgcatgtgtgtatttaagtgtttgtctttgtttgtttctgtgtgaaaaTGTGACGTGTGAAATAGGCGAAAAGAGAATTGAGTCATTTTTTTTTCACAAGACTGATGACACAGGCTTTTTAATTTGCAAACGAACAGGATCAGGGGCGTGCGTCATGCACCAATTATTCTCGGAGGATGgggcgggaggggggggggggggggatttagcATGTTTCAAACACTTGACACAGCTTTTTCCTACAATGAATCCATAATCATTATGCCtaattttatgtaaaaaaaaaaatgtatatttctctgcgtaggttatctaagcatacctcttcaTTTGTTCATTTGTAATTTTAATGAGGGTGTCAATCTGACTGTTGTAAATCACACATCTCAATATACTGCACTAACATGCCGCCTAGGATATTACATCCAAATGACCAAACACAGTACATGGAATGATAACACACATGATCAATACAGGCATATATCAGGGCATCATAATTAATACACAAATAACATGTTATCATAAGGTGACAGATTACATTTAAACAACGTATTattctgcatatctaagcatgtttttttagttgttttttttaagaAACTAAATATTATtttctgcatctctgctaaaatctgggtaaaatatAGAAATGGATGTGAGCTAAGACAGTTAGAAAAGCTACTccaacttgattgatagcctgaaatagCTGGGTAGAGGTTTGGAGATTGGGAACatatctagctggctagctaaaacCAACTTCATacaattgctaggtggctagtattacagagaaacaacaaaacatttttgctTTATTTATTCATCAAGAAGGAACAATAGGCTACATGGCTTGATCGAATTCATTTACAAGCATACCCCCCCGCGAGTCCTAACCATCACTGGCCATTACAACCAAATCAACTGCTGTGTGTGTCacgacactctctctcctcctccactgacgACACTGTCTGCACACACTGTAGCCCTCaaatctggacctcgaagccagctctacttcttgttttcattgttcccctctaatcggggactgatttagacctgagacaccaggtgggttaCTTATCAGGTCGAACAAAAAAACAGTAGGCTCCGGACCTCATAGGGTAAGAATTGAATACCGCTGCACTAGAGTACAGTATCTAGCGTCCTGCCTATCTATACTATGTGATGCACCTGGGAAGGAACCATTTGccaggggctcccgagtggtgcagcagtctaaggcactgcctctcagtgcttgaggcgtcactacagacactctggttaaattccaggctgtatcccaaccggccgtgattgggagtcccataggggagcacacaattggcccagcgtcgtccagggtttggccgggggtaggccgtcactgtaaacaagaatttgttcttaactgacttgcctaattcatttttttttattcatctCCACAGAATAAGGGGGTACACTTTGCCTGGTCCAGTCATTGTGCCCCCCACTGCAAAATACAGCTGTCAGATCAGATTTTATTATTATAAATGATTATGATTAAAATGTGGGCTTAAAAAATTAAAGTTCAGTAATTCATGCAACATCGGAAAAATAAAGCAACAGGAAAAGTCTAATGGGGTACGTGCCCCTGTGCCCCCCTATGGGCATGGGGCCCCTGAACAGCATACAGGAAACCAAGCTGATGCCAACAAAGAGGTAGGGTAGAACAGGTGCCTCTTCAGAGAAGGAACAGAAACCGTGTGCGTGCGACTGGGATGTGTGAAACTGCGGGCATGCGCATTGGCAGGAGGAATTGTttcaaatgtgtgtatgtgtgactcaCAACCTACATGAACCGTTTGTTTAAAGGAGTTTCATTCAAAACCCCTGAGACTTTTCTATTATATTTAGCAGATTGaggaaaaaacacattttgctCACACGTAACAGCAGCATTCAGTTTGGATTAAATCGGGTTGAACACAAACATCCATAACTATCACAATTAAAGTCGTTCCGGCCCAGTGTTCTTGTTGGAATGACGCTATGGGTGGTTTGCTAGAGTGAGTCAGTGACAGCGTGCTCAGGGGGCCTTGTGAACGGTAGCTACAATAACCCCGGCTAACTAAGCCATCCTAACACCTCCAATGAACTGTCAGAATGAAACTAGGGTCTCAACCACCACCCTAAGACAGGCATGGACACCGCTGCCCAACCCCGTTAGAAACACACACCTCCTCGGAAACCCAGTGTATCACGACACACTGGGAAATCAGAACGTTGTGCAACATCATTTTTTTGGAGGAGAAATTCACTTTGAAAACATTCTAACCTTTTTCACAGAGCATAACACCCAAGTCACAGACACCACCTGAGAGGGCCTCTGGGAATGAATCCATTTGATTAGGCTCAAAGCCAGTATCTCTGGGTTCAGAAAGTGGCAAAACAAAGACTAAAAAAAGTCCCTTGTGTTCTAGCTGCGCTAACCAGCAACAGATAAGGAACTAATCCAATTGTGAGGTACATTTGGCAGACTGGgtgctgttcctgtcctgtcagTTAATATGGCAGCCATATTGTCACTGTTGGTAACTGAACAGATAGCACTTCACTTTGGGTTAATTGCGTTCCAGGGAGCTGATTGGGTTTGAGACTGCAGAGGACAACTGCAGGGATCAACACCTATTCAAAGATACTCCAACACACCTACAGAAACTAGCACTGGGCTGGGGAATCAGTCCCATATCGCCCAGGCGaaaagaaagagaagggggggggggggcagatagtGAAAGGGGgggcagagaaaaagagagaggaatcAATATAAAACTATAGCGACATACATTGAAATAAATCGGAAAAGAGAGAttaaaaagagggagagaaagtatgAAAGATTTCAAAAGCATAGTAGAATGAGGGAACAACCGAAAAGAGCGAGCTGTCTTTGCAGACTGTTTTTGCCCTGCCGTCCTCCTCCGTTGAGTTTGTAATCCATTTGGAGAGTGAGGAGTTCACAGAAGGGTCATCTCCCCCGCTGCCGCTGCCAGACCTGCATCCCAGCCCATGGTCGTGACAGTGTTTACACTCTCTGCCTCGCACTAGCTGGGAGACCTGCTCATCGTCTTTGGCAGCAGGGCTTATGTAGTGACACCCAAGGCAAACAGAACGAACTATCCAGAGGGGTGACAGTCTCCAGAGCAGTCTAAAACCCCTGTCACACTGTCTCTCCTCATTCTCCCCCTGCTCCTACAGCGGGTGTCTGGCTGGACACCCGTTGTCATCTCTAACGCGTATATGAGATATATGTAATGGCTGCTGCTGTGGTATATGACCTTTGACCCCTACCTATAAACCATACCGTGGTTCCTGATGTTTTCAGAGGGTGCTGTCATTGGTGGGGTCGGAGTCAGGACCGACGACTCCCGGGGTCTCCTTGGCGGGGGCGGAGACCTCAGAGAGCAGGCTGAGGCAGGTGGCCGGGTTCCGGGAGGTGGAGCGGGAGAGGAGCTGGCCCCCTGGGGGCTCCTGGCGGCAGTAAGGGCACAGGTAGCCCTTGAGGTGCAGCCAGACCTTACTGTGCAGAGAGGCGTAGATGAAGGGGTTGTAGCAGGCTGAGCTCATGGCCACCAGGTGGCAGCACACCTGCAGCACGTTGACATAGCGCTTGTCCACAATGTGGTAGTCTGGGTCCAGGTCCAGCAGCAGGTTCAGCacctgtagggagggaggaggaatgcaCACAGTCAGTGGGTCACATGCATTAGGATTACATTAGGATTACATTGAGATTACATTGGGATTATGCACAGCCTAGGTGATGTAACTGCCCCTAAAATGCTCTTTCGTCATATTTTCTCAAAGAAATCTGCTTAATAATATAAATATGTCAGGAAAGTTAATGGGCTATCAGGAAAGTGCAAGTGGGCTAACATTGTGAGTGCATTGTaactgtgcctgtgtgtgtgcacgcacaacCGTGTGTTCTCACCTGCAGGGGCAGCCAGCAGAGGGCAAAGGCAAGCACAGAGGCCACCAGGAGAGAGaaggttttcctcctcctctgacTCCAGCGCTGCTGGCAGTGTGAGGGCTCTCCGGGCAGCGTGTGGCGTCTCAGGTGCACTGTGATGGCACAGTAGGACACGCTGACTGACAGCAGAGGGATCATGTAGGAGGCTACCAGGATACAGCAGGAGTAGAGCAGCCTGAGCTGGCCAGAGCTCGGCCAGAACTCCTCACACACCACCAGCTCCACCCCACGGGGCCTCAAGTCCAGGTAGCgcgtgtggagggagggaggggcagccAGGGCCAGAGACAACCCCCACACCCCCAGAGCCACCGCGCCACAGCCCCCGACAGAGATCCTCCTCCTCACTGGGTGGGCCACCACCACGTAGCGGTCCACGGCGATGGCCGTGAGGGACAGCACCGAGGCGAAGACGGTGGCGGCCTGCAACAGCGGCACCAGGTGGCAGAGAGGGCGTCCGAAGGCCCAGCCGCGGCTGTCGAAGGCGTACGAGGCCGTCAGAGGGACACAGGTCAGACACATCAGCAGGTCGCCGGCCGCCAGGTTACCGATGAAGAAGTTGGTGGCATTGTGGAGCTTCTTGTCGGCCAGGATACAGGCCAGCAGGATGGAGTTGCCTATGCCGGCCACGGCCACCAGAAGGCAGTAGAGGGGCAGGAAGAGGGGCTTGAAGCGCAGCAGCAGCTGCATGCCAGAGAACACGTCCAGGGGGTTGTTGCTGTGGTTCAGGGAGGGGCCTCCAGTAGTGTTGGCCCCACTCAGGACCTCCTCCAGGATGGGATCCATCTCAGTACACTGCTCCCCTACAGCACAAGATAGGGAGTCACTCCATTGTGGCAGTTAGGAAACACTGGAGGAAGCACCATCATTTACAGCATGATAGAGCAAAGAATATAGTTGAACCAATATCTAAGTTCATAACCTTGACCCTCAGCAGCCCCGTCTCCCTTGGCTGCTAACTTAATAAAGATTATAGATGTACTGACAAGATACGTGTCTCTCGTTGTCCACAAAGTGGCACGGCGGGCTGTCTAGCTCCTGCCTATCCTTCCTTTGATTGGTGGGtacatctcattattgtaatcCTTCTTTGAATATTCAatgagggttgttgacgtcaAACGCTTGTATTCATTGgagagatgctatgctactagTCTCACGCCGCGAAAATGCATAGCCATCTCGAGACCACTCGGCTAAAAAGTGTTTCTTCTCAAAGAtgccgggatgtcacgtgtcctaatTATATCAGCACACTTGTAACAGCTtaagcattacgaaacttctattcaATCGAATAAACCTTACATAGCAAAAAAGCCATTAATTTTTCTGCTCACCAAATTCGACACGATCTCATTGACCTCAGAACAAAAACTCAATGCTTGGTGGGCGAAACAATGAGAAAACATCACCGCCGCCGAGTtgggcctctctctttctctatgtatGTACTAACTAGAATGTCATGAGGGCGTCTGTGCAAATGTCATGTCTCTCCTGTCCAGTCTCTTTAATACCGTGGCCACCCACCTTACTGGCTACACTCACTTTACTCACTTGGTCTAAGCGCCGGCACCTCAGATATGCATCCCCTGTAATGCTGTTGCCATGCACCTGATGGAGCTCTTCCAGTCTCATTTCTGAGCCTTGATGAGAGCTGAAAACCCCTCTGACTGCAAAACAGGGGAGCTCGACATCTCATCCAGAACCCAACCGTTTCACGCCTGCACTGAcgcatgttgtgtgtgtgcgaTTAATCAGATCGCTTTatcaattaaaatgtttttttttgtttttttctctagTTCATGTGGGCGACTATCATTATTTATTCGATTAGGAAAATGAGATTATTAGTGGCCTCATCATCACAGCCTACTTTGAGGAATTGGATTGTGATCTCCCATTATCAAATATGCTTCAGCCAAGAAATACAGAGATGGGTAGACGGACATACAGAGATGGGTAGACGGACATACAGAGAAAAATAGATGAAGGTTCACTCTGAATATGGTAAAGCAACAGGTGGTGAGGAAGAAGGAGGGATTGAACATGTTGCCCAAGTTATTGCGCGGTGACATGACAAACAACTGTACGTAATGAAATGCATTTGTGAACGGCGTCTCCATGGCACAATGTCGAGAGCCTACAGTGCATTTGATTTGGGTCGTCAGGTCTTCACAGGCTGCGTAGGATCTTGTCCAAGCAGAGAGAGACATCGAGATGAAAGTCAGTCCGAAACTCGGAGTGGTATTGCAATCTAGTATTGGATGGCATTTCTACTGTGACCAGGACCAGCCTCGCTATTTACTTTGAAGTGAGCTTAAAAACAGTACGGCAACAGAGATAACCATCAAAATGCTCCTGAAACACATTGGTCCGTCATGATAGCAGGGCAACAGATTCAAAGTCGTTATGGCACACTATCTGATCTAGTACACTGAAGGATCAggcagacaacaacaacaaaaaaaacacaagaaaaagACTGGCTAATGCAAAACTAACACGAATATCAGGATAATAGTCCATTTGTGATTGAACAAATAACACGTGATTACACATTCTAATATCGGATACCATTTGAACCATTAACAATTTTATGAAATCATCCATCAAACTAGCGATACATAGTtttagtatatatatttttttgggggggaataaTAGAATTTCAAATTTCACaatatatttttcaaatgttCATATTTTCTGTATTCCACAATAAAACAAGCAACATTAATTTAAACTGTAATTATGTGCattttgtgtgtttgtatgcatagCTGTGCAGTGTGTAGTAGTGTGCACGGAGTGTGTAAGATAAGAGAGAAGCCTACTTGTACTGTGCCTTGCTTTTCCTGAGAGGCAGTAcgcgtctctcctct is a genomic window containing:
- the LOC110507441 gene encoding prolactin-releasing peptide receptor-like; its protein translation is MDPILEEVLSGANTTGGPSLNHSNNPLDVFSGMQLLLRFKPLFLPLYCLLVAVAGIGNSILLACILADKKLHNATNFFIGNLAAGDLLMCLTCVPLTASYAFDSRGWAFGRPLCHLVPLLQAATVFASVLSLTAIAVDRYVVVAHPVRRRISVGGCGAVALGVWGLSLALAAPPSLHTRYLDLRPRGVELVVCEEFWPSSGQLRLLYSCCILVASYMIPLLSVSVSYCAITVHLRRHTLPGEPSHCQQRWSQRRRKTFSLLVASVLAFALCWLPLQVLNLLLDLDPDYHIVDKRYVNVLQVCCHLVAMSSACYNPFIYASLHSKVWLHLKGYLCPYCRQEPPGGQLLSRSTSRNPATCLSLLSEVSAPAKETPGVVGPDSDPTNDSTL